A genomic region of Cryptomeria japonica unplaced genomic scaffold, Sugi_1.0 HiC_scaffold_231, whole genome shotgun sequence contains the following coding sequences:
- the LOC131869067 gene encoding AP2-like ethylene-responsive transcription factor PLT2, protein MDPENTSNVFFDRRSSVYRGVTWHKETGRYKAYLWCSNCPIEGQTHKGKQGGFDQEEKAARAYDLAALKCRGPSTLINFPRQNYETELTEMRNMSKDQYIQFIKRSSDSFSRGTSAYRGVTRCPSDGGWQARIGGVAGYKNLYLGTFDDQEGAAEAYDIAAIKYRGKKAVTNFDTSRYDVKAIRNNTLPVGRNAKRARVEEEDKESIGKNDDFPYNLFRFKPATINSQRTDNLSSFANCIAPTAVNWQTNHGLEMGGSSVPSNTSLAFPFSSIQKGFVVSKVPAFENLLSLCTPTSCFPGQSSGLVRAGHDNLMPEAPSLQVSESGRGTGAACQLPIKFNIWSNIRM, encoded by the exons ATGGATCCCGAAAATACGTCCAACGTTTTCTTTGATCGAAGAAGTTCAGTCTACCGCGGAGTTACTTG GCATAAGGAAACAGGGAGATATAAAGCCTATCTGTGGTGCAGCAACTGCCCAATAGAGGGTCAAACCCATAAGGGTAAACAAG GCGGATTTGACCAGGAGGAGAAAGCAGCCAGAGCTTACGATCTGGCAGCTCTTAAGTGTCGGGGTCCCTCAACTCTAATAAACTTTCCG AGACAAAACTATGAGACAGAGTTGACAGAGATGAGGAACATGTCAAAGGATCAATATATTCAATTCATAAAGAG GAGTAGCGATAGCTTTTCTAGGGGAACATCAGCCTACCGCGGTGTAACACG GTGTCCTAGTGATGGAGGGTGGCAGGCTAGGATTGGCGGGGTTGCTGGGTACAAAAATCTGTATCTGGGAACATTCG ATGATCAGGAAGGTGCTGCAGAGGCTTATGACATTGCTGCcattaaatatagaggaaaaaaAGCTGTTACGAACTTTGACACAAGCAGATATGATGTGAAAGCCATCAGGAACAACACACTACCTGTAGGAAGGAATGCAAAGCGAGCCAGagttgaagaagaagataaggaaagcATTGGGAAAAATGATGATTTTCCATACAATCTGTTTCGCTTCAAACCTGCAACCATAAATTCGCAAAGAACTGACAACTTGTCTTCCTTCGCAAACTGTATTGCACCCACAGCCGTTAATTGGCAAACTAACCATGGACTGGAGATGGGAGGTTCCTCTGTTCCATCAAACACTTCTCTGGCATTTCCATTCTCTTCTATTCAGAAAGGATTTGTTGTTTCAAAGGTACCAGCTTTTGAAAACCTTCTGTCTTTGTGTACCCCTACATCCTGCTTCCCTGGACAGTCCTCAGGTCTTGTGAGAGCTGGTCATGATAACTTAATGCCTGAAGCACCCTCTCTTCAGGTTTCAGAAAGTGGGCGTGGTACAGGAGCAGCATGCCAACTTCCTATTAAATTCAATATCTGGAGTAATATAAGGATGTAA